From the Pseudanabaena sp. FACHB-2040 genome, the window CTTTGTCGCCTATTTTCAAGACAACCCAACTCTGAACCTAGCTGGATTTTTCTACGGTATTCCGGTGCTGTTGGGAGGGCTAGCCCTACGAGCTTCCGAACTGAAGCCAGTGCCCTACTCGCAGCCCCTGTCTGATACAGTCCTCAAACTTCGGGAAGCGCAGGCCACCCCGACCCAAAATCAGGTCCGCAAAGACATCACCCGCTTTCGCTACGGCCAGGAATCTCACCTAGACGAAGTGCTCGAGCGCCTAGGCCTCAACCCTTCTGGCGATTGCCCTGAGCTAGTC encodes:
- a CDS encoding DUF2854 domain-containing protein: MFGKTSLGSILLVVGGILTVVGFVAYFQDNPTLNLAGFFYGIPVLLGGLALRASELKPVPYSQPLSDTVLKLREAQATPTQNQVRKDITRFRYGQESHLDEVLERLGLNPSGDCPELVGVREQDIDGAYALILEFNSETVPFTTWQAKQDKIERFFGPNVRANLTQPAEDRVELALIAQLEPAVVQG